Proteins found in one Brevibacillus brevis genomic segment:
- a CDS encoding NAD(P)H-dependent glycerol-3-phosphate dehydrogenase yields MRKVEGDVLIQNVTVIGAGSWGTALATVLADNGHQVTLWVRDKKLAEEINSKHVNEKYLPGEKLSANIVATTNIQEAVVGKRIVLLVVPSHAMRQICQQVAPYLEPDVLLIHATKGFELESLKRMSEVIAEEVPKEIASRLAVLSGPSHAEEVVKRQPTTVVMASESEESMLRSQDLLMNTNFRVYTNPDLIGAEIAGALKNIIALGAGMSDGLGYGDNAKAALLTRGLAEISRLGIKLGAKPLTFSGLAGVGDLIATCTSKHSRNWRAGYMLGQGKKLDDVLAQMGMVVEGVRTTNAAFSLSQREQVEMPITSVLYGMLFEGKEARQGVEELMGRGKTFEMAFLNPDAE; encoded by the coding sequence ATGAGAAAAGTGGAGGGGGACGTATTGATTCAAAATGTTACGGTGATTGGTGCCGGAAGCTGGGGAACGGCACTTGCTACAGTCTTGGCGGACAATGGGCATCAGGTTACGCTTTGGGTACGGGATAAAAAGCTGGCAGAAGAAATAAACAGCAAGCATGTGAATGAGAAGTACCTGCCGGGAGAAAAGCTTTCGGCCAACATTGTTGCAACCACCAATATTCAAGAGGCTGTCGTTGGCAAGCGCATTGTTCTTCTCGTTGTTCCTTCCCATGCCATGCGCCAAATCTGTCAGCAAGTAGCTCCGTACCTGGAACCGGATGTACTTTTGATTCATGCGACAAAAGGCTTTGAACTGGAAAGCCTGAAGCGAATGTCAGAAGTCATTGCGGAAGAGGTACCGAAAGAGATTGCGTCCAGATTGGCTGTGCTGTCAGGACCGAGCCATGCTGAGGAAGTAGTCAAACGGCAACCAACGACAGTTGTGATGGCGTCTGAATCCGAAGAAAGCATGCTGCGCTCTCAGGATCTGCTGATGAATACGAATTTTCGTGTGTATACCAATCCGGACTTGATTGGCGCTGAGATCGCCGGAGCGTTGAAGAACATCATTGCACTTGGTGCAGGGATGTCTGATGGTTTAGGGTATGGGGACAACGCTAAGGCAGCCCTGTTGACCCGAGGCTTGGCAGAAATAAGCCGTCTTGGTATCAAGCTCGGCGCTAAGCCGCTAACGTTTTCGGGCCTTGCTGGTGTTGGCGATTTGATTGCCACATGCACGAGTAAACACAGCCGAAACTGGCGCGCAGGCTATATGCTCGGACAAGGAAAAAAACTCGATGACGTACTGGCACAGATGGGTATGGTCGTCGAAGGCGTTCGCACGACAAATGCAGCCTTTTCCTTATCGCAACGCGAGCAAGTTGAAATGCCAATCACCTCGGTTCTATATGGCATGCTGTTTGAAGGAAAAGAAGCTCGTCAAGGCGTGGAAGAATTGATGGGGCGCGGAAAAACCTTTGAAATGGCGTTCCTCAATCCCGATGCGGAATAA
- a CDS encoding stage VI sporulation protein F gives MNNMSKRLFERLQGKATENVDEEKLRSLAGQVKRSDFEDETKLRQIIRTLATLSGKQLTPEKEDKVIEMFRNQEINLNDMSTLTKLLK, from the coding sequence ATGAATAATATGTCGAAACGACTTTTTGAGCGTTTGCAAGGAAAAGCAACGGAAAATGTTGATGAAGAAAAGCTTCGCTCACTTGCTGGTCAGGTCAAGCGTAGTGACTTTGAAGACGAGACCAAGCTGCGGCAAATCATTCGCACGCTCGCTACCCTTAGTGGCAAGCAATTAACTCCTGAAAAGGAGGATAAGGTCATTGAAATGTTTCGCAATCAGGAAATCAACCTCAATGACATGTCCACCTTGACCAAGCTGCTCAAATAA
- a CDS encoding DUF2768 family protein — protein MYIDPMTKMNISLIAIGLMFVCNLLMIFARKISNGFLRFLVKTIAFLLLLVVLVMILIVIFV, from the coding sequence ATGTATATTGATCCTATGACAAAGATGAACATTTCCTTAATCGCCATTGGGCTCATGTTCGTCTGCAATTTACTTATGATCTTTGCCAGAAAAATAAGTAATGGGTTTTTGCGGTTCCTTGTGAAGACCATCGCATTCTTACTATTACTCGTCGTGCTTGTCATGATTTTGATTGTGATTTTTGTCTAG
- a CDS encoding 2Fe-2S iron-sulfur cluster-binding protein, translating to MSTITLLTRAGSHEVLIELNQSIVALAKKNNIVWGHACQRGVCAQCRTHVLEGAEHLNEVTPEEKLRLRKAERAEGYRLGCQTKVVSSGTVKVAHRPY from the coding sequence ATGTCAACAATCACACTACTTACTCGTGCAGGCAGTCATGAAGTCTTGATCGAGTTGAATCAATCGATTGTTGCTCTTGCAAAAAAGAACAACATCGTGTGGGGCCATGCATGCCAAAGAGGGGTATGTGCACAATGCCGTACACATGTTTTAGAAGGTGCGGAGCACTTAAACGAAGTGACACCAGAAGAAAAACTGCGATTGAGAAAAGCTGAACGCGCAGAAGGCTACAGATTAGGCTGCCAGACGAAGGTTGTTTCATCAGGAACAGTCAAGGTAGCTCATCGGCCGTACTAG
- a CDS encoding 2Fe-2S iron-sulfur cluster-binding protein, translating to MGKVTFLPSKKSVKARTGQTLVGVASSARVVIPQRCGGHASCLMCRVVVENGLLCPPTALEKRKLPEKDLAKGIRLACQAKTTEKDCTVRIPESKLKSVVAAALERQRKENEDGI from the coding sequence ATGGGGAAAGTAACCTTTCTCCCGAGCAAGAAAAGTGTGAAGGCGCGGACAGGGCAAACCTTGGTCGGTGTAGCTTCGTCAGCTCGCGTCGTAATCCCGCAGAGATGCGGTGGACACGCATCTTGTCTAATGTGCCGCGTGGTCGTTGAGAATGGCCTGCTGTGCCCGCCAACGGCGCTGGAAAAGCGCAAGCTGCCTGAAAAGGATCTGGCGAAAGGGATTCGTTTGGCTTGTCAGGCAAAAACGACAGAAAAGGATTGTACGGTCAGGATTCCAGAAAGTAAGCTGAAATCAGTGGTAGCGGCTGCACTCGAGCGACAACGCAAAGAAAATGAAGATGGGATATAA
- the spoIVA gene encoding stage IV sporulation protein A, which translates to MERVDIFKDIAERTGGDIYLGVVGPVRTGKSTFIKRFMEQVVIPNINSEAERIRATDELPQSASGRTIMTTEPKFVPNQAVNVHVTEGLSINVRLVDCVGYTVQGAKGFEDDNGPRMVNTPWYEEPVPFEEAAEVGTRKVIQEHSTIGIVVTTDGSIAEIPRVGYIDAEERVVNELKEVGKPFVIVVNSTRPRSDEAQNLRVQLQEKYDVPVVALSVDHMTEQEILLLMREVLFEFPVHEVNVNLPSWVMVLENGHWLRQNYEEAVRETVQDIRRLRDVDRVVGFFNDYDFVERASLAGMHMGQGIAEIDLYAPDELYDRILMEIVGVEINGKDHLLKIMQEFAHAKREFDQVAEALHMVRSTGYGIAAPSLHEMTLDEPELIRQGPRFGVRLKATAPSIHMIRVDVESEFAPIIGTEKQSEELVRYLMQDFDKDPLSIWNSDIFGRSLHSIVREGIQAKITMMPDNARYKLQETLGRIINEGSGGLIAIIL; encoded by the coding sequence GTGGAACGAGTCGACATCTTTAAAGACATTGCCGAGCGGACGGGCGGAGACATCTACCTCGGAGTGGTAGGCCCTGTTCGTACGGGAAAGTCGACCTTTATCAAACGGTTTATGGAGCAAGTTGTCATCCCGAATATCAACTCTGAAGCGGAGCGGATTCGAGCGACAGACGAGTTGCCGCAGAGCGCTTCAGGACGAACAATCATGACAACCGAACCCAAATTTGTTCCGAATCAGGCAGTTAACGTACATGTGACAGAAGGACTCAGCATCAATGTCCGCCTCGTTGACTGCGTTGGCTATACGGTGCAAGGGGCAAAGGGCTTCGAAGACGACAATGGTCCAAGAATGGTAAATACACCGTGGTATGAAGAGCCTGTACCATTTGAGGAAGCGGCCGAAGTCGGAACACGCAAGGTTATCCAAGAACACTCAACCATCGGGATCGTTGTGACAACGGATGGCAGCATCGCGGAAATCCCGCGTGTAGGATACATCGATGCAGAGGAGCGGGTTGTAAACGAGCTGAAGGAAGTCGGAAAACCGTTCGTGATCGTTGTCAACTCGACGCGTCCGCGCTCCGACGAAGCACAAAACCTTCGTGTCCAGCTTCAGGAAAAATACGATGTACCAGTCGTGGCCTTGTCGGTTGATCATATGACAGAGCAGGAAATCTTGCTCCTTATGAGAGAAGTCCTGTTTGAATTCCCAGTTCATGAAGTAAATGTCAATCTGCCAAGCTGGGTTATGGTGCTGGAAAACGGGCACTGGCTCCGTCAGAACTACGAGGAAGCTGTACGTGAGACCGTGCAGGACATCCGCCGGTTACGCGATGTGGACCGTGTCGTCGGCTTCTTCAATGACTATGACTTCGTAGAGAGAGCCTCTCTTGCTGGTATGCACATGGGGCAAGGGATCGCTGAGATTGACCTCTACGCGCCAGATGAACTGTATGACCGCATCTTGATGGAAATCGTCGGTGTAGAAATAAATGGCAAAGATCACTTGCTGAAAATCATGCAGGAATTCGCACATGCCAAGCGCGAGTTTGATCAGGTAGCGGAAGCGTTGCACATGGTCCGAAGTACGGGCTACGGAATAGCAGCCCCGTCGTTGCATGAAATGACCTTGGACGAACCTGAACTAATCCGCCAGGGCCCGCGCTTTGGAGTCAGACTCAAAGCAACAGCGCCCTCTATTCACATGATCCGGGTGGATGTTGAGTCTGAATTCGCTCCGATTATCGGAACAGAGAAGCAGAGTGAGGAACTTGTCCGCTATCTGATGCAAGATTTTGACAAAGACCCGCTATCCATCTGGAACTCCGATATCTTTGGACGCTCGCTCCATTCCATCGTAAGAGAGGGGATTCAGGCAAAAATTACCATGATGCCAGACAACGCCAGATACAAATTACAGGAGACTTTGGGTCGAATCATCAACGAGGGATCGGGTGGCCTGATAGCGATCATACTCTAA
- a CDS encoding HU family DNA-binding protein, protein MNKTELIAKVAETTELTKKDATKAVDAVLDAIADALKTGDKVQLIGFGNFEVRERAARKGRNPQTGEEIEIASSKVPAFKPGKQLKDSIK, encoded by the coding sequence ATGAACAAAACAGAACTGATTGCAAAAGTGGCTGAAACCACAGAACTCACCAAGAAAGATGCAACAAAAGCAGTTGATGCAGTTCTTGACGCAATTGCAGATGCATTGAAAACTGGTGATAAAGTCCAACTGATCGGCTTTGGTAACTTCGAAGTTCGTGAACGTGCGGCTCGTAAAGGTCGTAACCCACAAACTGGTGAAGAGATCGAAATCGCTTCCAGCAAAGTACCTGCGTTTAAACCAGGTAAACAACTCAAAGACTCCATCAAGTAG
- the folE gene encoding GTP cyclohydrolase I FolE: MMNVDLDKIQQAVRMILEAVGDDPDREGVLDTPKRVAKMYAEVFEGMHIDEEQYFETVFSEDHEEMVLVKDIPFYSMCEHHLVPFFGKAHVAYVPRGGRVVGLSKLARAVDTVAKRPQLQERITATVADAIMRKLDPHGVVVVVEAEHMCMTMRGVKKPGSKTITSAVRGMFEKDAAARAEVISLMR, from the coding sequence ATGATGAACGTCGACTTAGATAAAATACAGCAAGCTGTTCGCATGATCCTAGAGGCAGTGGGGGATGATCCTGATCGTGAAGGAGTGCTGGATACCCCTAAGCGAGTTGCGAAAATGTACGCCGAAGTATTTGAGGGCATGCATATAGACGAAGAGCAGTATTTCGAGACTGTCTTTAGTGAAGATCATGAGGAAATGGTATTAGTAAAGGACATTCCGTTTTACTCTATGTGTGAGCATCACTTGGTTCCCTTCTTCGGAAAAGCGCATGTCGCTTACGTACCTCGTGGAGGCCGCGTAGTAGGACTGAGCAAGCTCGCGCGTGCGGTTGATACCGTGGCAAAACGTCCGCAGTTGCAGGAAAGAATTACAGCAACAGTAGCTGACGCGATTATGCGCAAGCTCGATCCGCACGGCGTCGTTGTGGTAGTAGAAGCAGAGCATATGTGCATGACGATGCGTGGCGTGAAAAAGCCAGGCTCGAAAACGATCACCTCTGCTGTTCGCGGTATGTTTGAAAAAGATGCGGCTGCGCGTGCAGAAGTCATTAGTTTGATGCGTTAA
- a CDS encoding lytic transglycosylase domain-containing protein has product MIGRQAREGLFNAMKVPVSLQPYLQTLPQTYDASSLSYGDEGLFSDILQSQLATTGQRVISSQEILAKLDGSRSWRIPTHIQNEQSLSFAKGPSVPTPEILDKIDQTAKTIGVDVDLVREVVRAESNFNPNVESRAGAKGLMQLMDNTAKAMQVRNVYDPDENLEGGTKYLKSLLDRYDGDVKVALAAYNAGPGRMSRLGISSDDELEAKFDQLPQETQRYVDKIMSRLESEGASY; this is encoded by the coding sequence ATGATAGGTAGACAAGCTAGGGAAGGGTTGTTCAATGCTATGAAGGTGCCAGTATCACTTCAACCATATTTGCAAACATTGCCGCAAACCTATGATGCCTCTTCGCTTTCGTATGGAGACGAGGGGCTCTTCTCGGACATCTTGCAGTCCCAGTTAGCAACAACCGGCCAGCGGGTAATCAGTTCGCAGGAGATTTTGGCCAAACTAGATGGATCCAGAAGCTGGAGGATTCCTACCCATATTCAAAATGAGCAGTCCCTGTCTTTTGCAAAAGGGCCATCTGTTCCTACCCCGGAAATCTTGGACAAGATTGATCAGACAGCGAAAACGATCGGAGTGGACGTTGATCTGGTGAGAGAGGTCGTCAGGGCCGAATCCAATTTCAATCCGAATGTAGAATCGCGTGCAGGGGCGAAGGGCTTGATGCAGCTGATGGATAATACGGCAAAAGCCATGCAAGTCCGCAATGTATACGACCCTGATGAAAACCTTGAAGGTGGAACAAAATATTTGAAGTCGCTTTTGGATCGTTATGATGGAGATGTGAAAGTAGCACTTGCTGCTTACAATGCTGGTCCGGGTCGGATGAGCCGTCTGGGGATCAGCAGTGATGACGAGTTAGAAGCGAAGTTTGACCAATTGCCGCAAGAGACACAGCGCTATGTAGACAAGATCATGAGCCGTCTGGAGTCGGAAGGGGCATCATACTAG
- the mtrB gene encoding trp RNA-binding attenuation protein MtrB produces the protein MAQPSGFNQDYFVVKAKENGVHVIGLTRGSDTRFHHTEKLDKGEVMIFQFTEHTSAIKVRGKAVIYSQHGVVDTTE, from the coding sequence TTGGCACAACCATCGGGATTCAATCAGGATTATTTCGTAGTCAAAGCGAAGGAAAATGGCGTTCATGTAATCGGATTAACAAGAGGTTCTGATACGCGTTTCCATCATACAGAGAAGCTCGATAAAGGCGAAGTCATGATTTTTCAATTTACGGAGCACACCTCTGCAATTAAGGTGCGAGGAAAAGCGGTGATTTACTCGCAGCATGGCGTCGTGGATACGACCGAATAA
- a CDS encoding heptaprenyl diphosphate synthase component 1 codes for MSKELSPNVEEVRSIIEQIYKRITHSYVEHYVDVPSMAENRLELLYLFLLEQGMPKEKASVLCTATGLVQLGLDTHELVKNEYDSSQSAERNRQLTVLAGDYYSSRYYHLLASAGEIQAIQVLSAAIQRVNEAKMRLYIAGRDSKTLSDEEYWELRNTIDTGLYVAVVEEYADSTERRRFWSDLMKQTAKVESVIGEWEQLKWQEQVPFGFARFLLQKPGATLAQVLSGVEGKALELIGLCEQMVRTLHPAETRNMLASITARYSHRISRLKKVIEEM; via the coding sequence ATGAGCAAAGAACTTTCCCCGAATGTAGAAGAGGTTCGGTCCATTATCGAACAAATCTACAAGAGAATCACCCATTCCTATGTAGAACATTATGTTGACGTTCCTTCCATGGCGGAAAATCGTCTAGAGCTGTTGTACCTTTTTTTGCTGGAACAAGGCATGCCGAAGGAAAAGGCTTCGGTTTTATGTACAGCAACAGGGCTTGTCCAATTGGGACTGGACACGCATGAGCTCGTAAAAAATGAGTACGACTCCTCACAGAGCGCGGAGCGAAACCGACAGCTGACCGTACTTGCGGGTGATTATTACAGCAGTCGCTATTATCACCTTCTGGCTTCAGCCGGTGAAATCCAAGCCATTCAAGTGTTGTCGGCAGCCATTCAGCGAGTGAACGAAGCGAAAATGAGACTTTACATCGCTGGGCGAGATAGCAAGACTTTATCAGATGAAGAGTACTGGGAATTGCGAAATACGATTGATACAGGCTTATACGTGGCTGTTGTAGAGGAGTATGCCGATTCAACTGAACGCCGTCGCTTCTGGAGCGATCTGATGAAGCAAACAGCCAAGGTAGAGAGTGTGATCGGTGAGTGGGAGCAGCTCAAATGGCAAGAACAAGTCCCTTTTGGTTTTGCCCGTTTTTTGCTGCAAAAACCCGGGGCTACACTCGCGCAAGTTTTGTCTGGCGTTGAGGGGAAAGCCCTCGAATTAATCGGTTTATGCGAGCAAATGGTGCGCACGCTGCATCCGGCAGAGACGCGGAATATGCTTGCATCCATTACGGCACGGTACTCCCATCGGATCAGTCGCTTGAAGAAGGTAATTGAGGAGATGTAG
- a CDS encoding demethylmenaquinone methyltransferase, producing MNQTQMNEKAEYVHSVFESIANDYDKMNNVISFGSHIAWRNYTMKQMNIQPGHTALDVACGTADWTIALAKAVGKEGNVVGLDFSQNMLDVGAYKVANAGVGNNVKLVNADAMNLPYEDHTFDFVTIGFALRNVPDVQQVLNEMARVVKPGGKVVSLEVSKPPFIPYRKLFYLYFYKILPFIAKLTVNKYEEYAWLPQSLTNFPDSRELASMFQKAGLDPVQVKLFMGGVSALHIGTKP from the coding sequence GTGAACCAGACACAGATGAATGAGAAAGCAGAGTACGTTCACTCCGTTTTCGAGAGCATTGCAAACGATTACGACAAAATGAATAATGTAATCAGCTTTGGCAGTCATATTGCTTGGCGTAATTACACGATGAAGCAGATGAATATCCAGCCAGGGCATACAGCGTTGGATGTTGCTTGTGGTACAGCAGACTGGACGATTGCATTGGCTAAGGCTGTCGGAAAAGAAGGCAATGTTGTTGGCCTTGATTTCAGCCAGAATATGCTGGATGTAGGGGCATATAAAGTAGCGAACGCAGGTGTTGGCAACAACGTAAAGCTAGTGAACGCAGATGCAATGAATCTGCCTTACGAGGATCATACCTTTGACTTCGTAACAATCGGGTTTGCTCTGCGCAATGTACCGGATGTTCAGCAGGTCTTGAATGAAATGGCACGTGTTGTAAAGCCGGGCGGTAAAGTCGTTTCTTTGGAAGTGTCCAAGCCCCCATTCATTCCGTACCGGAAGCTATTTTACTTATATTTCTACAAAATCTTGCCGTTTATTGCGAAGCTGACAGTCAACAAATACGAAGAGTATGCATGGCTGCCCCAATCCCTGACCAATTTCCCGGACAGTCGCGAGCTGGCAAGCATGTTTCAGAAAGCAGGCTTGGACCCGGTTCAGGTCAAATTGTTTATGGGCGGCGTATCAGCCTTGCATATTGGCACAAAGCCATAA
- a CDS encoding UbiA-like polyprenyltransferase, whose translation MGLRKLKIILEMIKFEHSLFALPFAFMGAVLGSIVVENAWPTWSEIFWVTVAMVGARSAAMSLNRVIDRVIDAKNPRTVTRAIPAGLISIVEVILFIVVSFAVLFIAAFQLNDLAVKLLPLAVFVLVLYSYTKRFTWLCHFVLGVAIGFGPLGGWVATTGQVDGVGLLLFASVMFWTAGFDIIYACQDADFDRKEGLYSMPSRFGIANALLIARVCHVLTFVGLMSLYVVADLSIWFLVGVLISGAILIYEHTLVKPTDLSKLDMAFFNMNGILSVVMFTFTMIDLVIA comes from the coding sequence ATGGGTCTACGTAAATTGAAAATCATCTTGGAAATGATTAAATTCGAGCACTCCCTTTTTGCCTTGCCCTTTGCCTTTATGGGAGCTGTTTTGGGAAGCATTGTGGTAGAGAATGCTTGGCCTACTTGGTCGGAAATTTTTTGGGTGACGGTAGCGATGGTGGGCGCTCGCAGTGCAGCGATGTCCTTAAACCGCGTCATCGACCGGGTAATTGATGCGAAAAATCCTCGGACAGTCACACGAGCGATTCCTGCTGGCCTGATTTCGATTGTGGAAGTCATTTTGTTTATCGTGGTGTCCTTTGCGGTGCTGTTCATTGCCGCATTCCAGTTAAATGATTTGGCTGTGAAATTGTTGCCGCTCGCTGTGTTTGTTCTTGTGCTTTATTCTTATACGAAACGCTTTACCTGGCTTTGCCACTTTGTACTCGGGGTTGCCATCGGCTTCGGCCCGCTAGGGGGCTGGGTAGCGACAACGGGTCAAGTAGATGGTGTCGGCCTTCTATTGTTTGCATCGGTTATGTTCTGGACAGCAGGATTTGATATCATTTATGCATGCCAGGACGCCGATTTTGACCGGAAAGAAGGACTTTATTCCATGCCGAGCCGCTTCGGAATTGCCAATGCACTTCTGATCGCCCGCGTATGCCACGTTCTTACTTTCGTTGGTCTGATGTCGTTGTATGTAGTTGCAGACTTGTCGATCTGGTTCCTGGTAGGTGTGCTCATTTCGGGTGCGATTTTGATCTATGAACACACGCTGGTGAAGCCAACAGACTTGTCCAAGCTGGATATGGCATTCTTCAACATGAACGGCATCTTGAGTGTCGTGATGTTTACCTTTACGATGATTGATTTGGTGATTGCATGA
- a CDS encoding UbiX family flavin prenyltransferase — translation MNKQKWAVGITGASGAIYGVRVVQELLRAGHIVHLMITEAGWQVFRDELDWHTDDREALLQEKLQLDFSGELHYWGLRDFNCPAASGSYRCDGMIVVPCSMGTVSGIAHGASGNLLERVADVMIKEGRRLVIVPRETPLNAIQLENMLKLSRLGVKILPAMPGYYQKPQTMDDLINFVVGKTLDAIDVPHSLFRRWGE, via the coding sequence ATGAACAAGCAAAAGTGGGCTGTCGGGATAACGGGTGCAAGTGGTGCTATCTATGGTGTTCGAGTCGTCCAGGAGTTATTGCGTGCTGGACATATCGTTCACTTGATGATTACAGAAGCAGGCTGGCAAGTATTTCGTGATGAACTGGATTGGCACACAGATGACAGAGAAGCTCTGTTGCAGGAGAAGCTGCAACTAGACTTTTCTGGTGAACTACATTATTGGGGACTGCGAGATTTCAATTGTCCCGCAGCCAGTGGTTCCTATCGCTGTGACGGTATGATCGTCGTACCGTGCTCGATGGGGACTGTTTCTGGCATCGCACATGGCGCATCAGGTAATTTGCTGGAGCGCGTTGCTGATGTCATGATCAAGGAAGGGCGGCGTTTGGTCATCGTTCCGAGAGAGACGCCGCTCAATGCGATTCAGCTCGAGAACATGCTCAAATTAAGCCGTCTGGGCGTCAAGATTCTGCCTGCTATGCCAGGCTACTATCAGAAACCGCAAACTATGGATGATCTGATCAATTTTGTGGTAGGGAAAACTTTGGATGCAATTGATGTACCACATTCGCTGTTCCGGCGTTGGGGGGAATAA
- a CDS encoding menaquinone biosynthesis protein, with the protein MQKSLRVGQILYTNVLPVYFYFDQEKFEDRIEFIRQVPAQLNTAMANGEIDLGPISSFSYAEHASEYVALADLSVSAKGRVGSLFLFSKKPIEQLNGAKIALTNTSATTVNLLKIILHKFYEYEISYVTQEPILHEMLEGADAALLIGDDAISAERTAKDLHVYDLGELWHQFTGYSMTFAIWALRRAVIADHHDLIADVHASFLESKRKTRENTAPLIDYVHTHFGGEKEQWIHYFQGLQHDFGDVQRIGLEYYYRCAAELGLLSAPATVDLWQAGGRQTNTTLTR; encoded by the coding sequence ATGCAAAAGTCTTTGCGTGTTGGACAAATTTTGTATACCAATGTATTGCCGGTTTACTTCTATTTTGATCAAGAAAAATTCGAAGACCGAATCGAATTCATCCGCCAAGTTCCTGCCCAGTTAAACACCGCAATGGCGAATGGCGAGATTGACTTGGGACCGATTTCTTCGTTTAGCTATGCAGAGCATGCCTCCGAATACGTGGCATTGGCAGATCTGTCTGTCAGTGCCAAGGGGAGAGTAGGCTCCCTTTTCTTATTCAGCAAAAAGCCGATTGAACAACTAAACGGCGCCAAAATTGCCTTGACCAACACATCGGCTACCACCGTGAATCTCTTAAAGATCATTCTCCATAAGTTTTACGAATATGAGATTTCCTACGTTACACAGGAACCTATTTTGCATGAAATGCTGGAGGGTGCTGATGCAGCGCTCTTGATCGGGGATGACGCCATTTCCGCTGAGCGAACGGCCAAAGACCTTCATGTCTACGATTTGGGAGAGCTGTGGCATCAATTTACAGGCTATTCCATGACCTTTGCCATTTGGGCTCTCCGTCGAGCAGTTATTGCCGATCATCATGACTTGATCGCGGACGTCCATGCCTCTTTTTTAGAGAGTAAAAGGAAGACCAGGGAGAATACAGCCCCATTGATTGACTACGTTCACACGCATTTCGGTGGAGAGAAAGAGCAATGGATCCACTATTTCCAAGGATTACAGCACGATTTCGGTGACGTTCAGCGGATTGGACTGGAGTACTATTACCGATGCGCAGCGGAGCTGGGACTTCTATCGGCACCTGCAACCGTCGATCTGTGGCAAGCTGGCGGCCGACAGACCAATACTACGTTGACGAGATAG
- a CDS encoding polyprenyl synthetase family protein — protein sequence MNLVDIYFKMKKDVQYIEDELEKAIDTPVRELYLSSTHLLKAGGKRIRPVFVLLGGKWGNYDIKKLKHVAVPLELIHMASLVHDDVIDDADKRRGKDTVRMKWDNKVAMYAGDYIFARALAIASQLPIPQLHQILSNAIVEVCKGEIQQVKDLNNWDQNFRTYLRRIKRKTALLIAISCQLGAVASGASDDMIRKMYWYGYNVGMAFQITDDILDFTGTEKQLGKPAGSDLVHGNITLPALYSAHHGKARAQFQEWIAQNTFWDHTDEAVRMVREDEGIAFSQRLAERYIARAHAILADLPNNQAKTSLTGIANYIIDRKF from the coding sequence ATGAATCTAGTCGATATTTACTTCAAGATGAAAAAAGATGTCCAATACATAGAAGATGAACTGGAGAAAGCAATTGACACGCCGGTTCGAGAGTTGTATCTATCCTCGACTCACTTGCTCAAGGCAGGAGGAAAGCGGATTCGTCCCGTTTTTGTTTTGCTGGGCGGTAAGTGGGGCAATTACGACATCAAAAAACTAAAGCATGTGGCTGTTCCTCTTGAACTGATCCACATGGCATCCCTGGTGCATGATGATGTAATTGATGATGCGGATAAGCGTCGCGGAAAAGATACTGTTCGGATGAAGTGGGATAACAAAGTAGCCATGTATGCCGGCGACTATATTTTTGCACGGGCATTGGCCATTGCCTCCCAGCTCCCGATCCCGCAATTGCACCAAATTCTCTCGAATGCAATCGTCGAGGTTTGCAAGGGAGAGATCCAGCAAGTAAAGGATTTGAATAACTGGGACCAAAACTTCCGTACCTATTTGCGCAGAATCAAACGAAAAACGGCGCTTTTAATTGCGATTAGCTGTCAATTAGGAGCAGTGGCAAGCGGAGCGTCAGATGATATGATTCGTAAAATGTACTGGTACGGCTACAACGTGGGGATGGCTTTTCAAATAACCGACGACATTTTGGACTTTACAGGGACTGAGAAGCAGTTAGGAAAGCCGGCTGGAAGCGACCTGGTGCATGGTAACATTACGTTGCCTGCTCTTTATTCTGCTCATCATGGAAAGGCACGAGCGCAATTCCAGGAATGGATCGCGCAAAATACGTTCTGGGATCATACAGATGAAGCAGTTCGTATGGTGCGAGAAGATGAGGGCATTGCCTTTTCGCAGCGCCTTGCTGAACGCTATATCGCCCGTGCGCATGCCATTCTCGCTGATTTGCCTAATAACCAAGCTAAGACATCTTTGACAGGTATCGCCAATTATATTATTGATCGTAAATTTTAA